CCACGGCCGCGGGGCCCCTCCGGCACcgggcgccgtgccgtgccgccgGCACGCGCCGCCGGGAACCGCCCGGTTTGCAGCAGGCGCCTCTGCGCGGGGCCGGGTGCCGCTCCGGGCAGCCCGGGGCAGCACCCGCCGCGGAGATGCTTCAGTGGAAAGTGCAGGGCCGGGGCCTGGCGCAGCGCTCCCGGCCGCATCTGTCCCCGCGGCGGGATGCGGAGGGGCTTTAGCCGCCCTCTCCCCCTTTCCCACGCCGGCCGGGACAGAGGTGGAGGCGGGCAGCGGGAGCCGGACGGCTTCGCTCTGAGCCCCGCGGGTCGCTCCGGGACTCGTCCCAGCTCCGGTCGCCTCCTTCCTGACATCTGAAATTCAGATTGAGGCGGAGAGCGGGAGGCCGGCGCTCCCCTGCCCGGGCTCCgtcccagctctgccccttgcGTCAGAGCCGGGAATAATCCCTGGGCCTGGTCCAAAGTCCTTTCTGCCCTGATCTGAGCCCAGGGGGCCGGAGGCAGGAGAACCTCCGGTTTAAAAGGTTACGGAAAAGTTCAGCGTCCAAacgcagcgcggcggccgggagcgggggctgcgcgccgcggcgcgAGCCTGGCGCTGCCCTACTGCCCCGTGCCGTAGGGCCAGTTGAAGGTGCTCCCGGAGAGCAGCATGTCCCTGATTAGTGTTTCGATGGGCGTCTTGCCCACCAGCCGCATGAAGAAGAGCTGGGAGATGAGCGAGGCGGGCACGGCGCGGAGGGCCGGCAGGCGCAGCAGGAGCCGGCCGAAGCGCTGCGGCTGCGACGGGTACTGCGAGCGCACGTACTCGGTGAGGGCCACCTGCGCCTTCTCCTGCAGGCTCTCCACGTGCGCCGGGTCCGAGAGGCCGCAGGCGTCTGCAAGGGGCACGGCGCGGTTAGCGCGGAGAGCAGCCCccgccggcggggagccggccgccccgcggccgcccgcctccGGCGCTCCCGGGCTGCGCCCGCAGGCGCCCCGAGCCCCCGGGGtgcacggggtgggggggcttgCTTTACAGCGGGGTACCCGGGGGTGCTGCAACCACGCCAGGAGCCGGCGGGCACGAGGCACCTCCAAAACGCCCCCGGACGAGCCACGAGACGCTCCCCGGGCTCCCTTTCCCCGACGGCAGCCGGGGCGCAGatgctgccccagccctggctcTGGGCTCGCGGCTGCCGGGGACAGAGCCGGGCTCgaccccggcggcggcggcgacctACCCGGCGTGAAGAGCGCGATGGCTTTGAGGCAGCTGTACTCGGCCGAATCCACCTGCAGCCGGTTGAGCTTCTCCACCTGATCCTGGAAGATGCGGATCTGGTCCATGAAGGAGACGACGCGGTCGGCCGACATGGGCGAGGCGTGGAAGCCGGCCGCGGCCAGCAGCGGGGCCATGTGCAGCGGCAGCGCCGACTGCGCCGCGTTGAGCACGAAGAGCTCGCTCCAGCTCAGGCGCAGCAGGGCCACCTGGTCCGAGACGGGCAGCTCGGGGAAGAAGGGGATGTTGCGGGCCCACTCCACCGTGCTGAAGAGGAGGCGGGCGGCCAGCTCGCAGATGTTGTCGATGCCCATGACGCTGCCCTGCTGCGCGTACTGCGAGCCGTAGCGGGCCGCCGGGTAGGGCTCAGCCCGCAGCAGCTGCGAGATGAGCTCCGACACCGGCTGCCCGTTGAAGTACTCGCCGCTGGGCATGGCGTTGGGGCTGGTGCTGGAGTGGCTGGGGGGGATCCGGCCCCGCTGCACGGCTGCGGAGTGGGCAGAGGGGCTGTCTgagcgcccggcgccgctcgccccggTGCGGGAAGCATCCCGCATCCCGCatcccgccgcctccccggccccTCCGGGAACAGAAGCCGCTTTCAGGTGCTCCCgggggagctgctgcctgcaggaacCACTCCGAACTCTTTAGCGGCCTGGGGAcccaccagcagctcccagccgGCCCCCGCTGTCCCCGGGCCGGCTGGGCTCGGACACAGCCGCCGGCGAGCACGAGCGCCGCGGCCACGCTGGCAGCCGGGCTCCGGCCGTGCTGGACCGGGCGCCCCACCGGCACCGCGGCCCCCCCCATGCTGGAGCGGGGCGATCGCTACCCAAGGTCATTCCATGGCAGCgatcatttatttgcaaataaaacgCCCATCTTGGAAGAGTCGTTAACCCCGGGGCACTCCCCCCTCCTAATTGCATGCGCGGAGAGCCATTTTTCAGCTCCCCCCCTCTCCCATTAGCGCCCACTATTTGCTCAGTCCCCAGTAATTAATTTATGGGCTGTTCACGAGCCACTTAAATGAGAGCTCTAAATCATGCTAAGTGGCAATAATGCCATCTCGACTCCTCGGGAAAGGAGGGAATTACTGTCCTGCTTCTAATATCCTTCCCCCTGCTCTTTGCATTAGTGCCACCCGCCGCCGAGCAGCCGACGTGCCGCGGCGGAGCCCGGCGGAgcgggctgcggggagccgccCTCGCGCGCCGGACGGGGACGGAGACGACCCCAGCCCCCCGGCGGCTCCCAAAGGCCTGGATCCGATGGGGAGCCACCGCGCCAGCGCTGCCCGGCTCgtcccggcagccccgcgcggtGCATCCAGCCCGGCCGCCCAGGCCTGCCCGGCTCCGCTTTGGGCTGAAACGCTGCTTTTGCAGCAGGGCGCCTGAACGCAGCCCCGTTTGCAGCAGGCCAGGAAGCATTCAGGGTTCGTAGCCCCGGGCGAGGGAGAGCGGACGCAAAGCGGCAGTGCTGGCTGGGCCAGGCCAGGCGGCGCagtgcggcgcggcgcggcacggcacggcacggcacatCCGGGGCTTTGCGAGGCGCTGGGAATGCTCCCAGCTGACCTCCAGCATGCCCGGGGCATGGGGCCGTCTGCGGCTCCAGGTGTGTCCCCTTATCAGCTCAAAGCTCTGGCTTTCCAAATAAACACCACCTGCTCCGCCAGCGTGCCGGCGCCAAGGGCGAGtcaaggaggaaagaggggCCCGTGGGGGTTTCCAGCCCTGCCCCGAGGCCTGGAGCCGGGCGCGGGTGCAGCACCTGGGCGATGGCTTCCCGGGGATGCGGGAGCTGCGTGCTCGGGGCCGGCTCCGGCGCCGTGCCAGGCCCCGCGGCGCAGAGCCTGCAGCGGTGGGGTTTGCCGGGAGCCCTCGGGGTCGGCAGCGCCCCGGGCCTCGGTCCAGCCCCCGGTGCCGCCGTTACCTTCCTTCCTCATGCCCACGCGGAAGCACTTCTTCAGGCGGCAGTACTGGCATTGGTTGCGGTGGTGCTGGTCGATCTGGCAGTCGCGGTTGGACCTGCAAGGCAGAAGCGGGCGCCTGAGCCGGACCCCAGTTGGAGGTAGGCGCCGGACCCGGCGCGCCGGGAgagcgctgcccggcgccgcggcggggaggcggaGGAGCGAGCCCCGCGCGGCCGAGCGCTCCCGGCCAGGCGCGCGAGGAATTCCAACTATTTCCTAcgggagcgccggggccggccgcggcccgccgggcCAGGGCTCCcctcccgccggccgcgcggccccaagcccgcggccgcgccgggcgctcaGTGCTTGCAGCTGCCTCGCCGCCGCCTGCTCCGGCGGGGAGGCTGGCAGCTCCGGCGGGAGCACGGCCAGGGCCCGGCAGGACGGGAGCCCACACGGCCCGCTGCACACGAGGAAAGGGCAAAGCAAAATCCGGGCCCGACGGAGCCAGCGGCGCGCGCTCGCCCAGCCCATCCGGAGCCTCCGTCATGGATGGATGCGCCCTAAACCTCCGTCCTTGTTCGCTTTACGCCCGCTCAGGAGCACGTTCCCGTTTGCTCCGGGAAAGCTGGGATTTCTCCCTGCTGGTGCCGCAGGGCTGAGCACGCCGCCAGCACCGACAAGTGCCACCTCCGGCCCTTCTGCCGCTGCCCGTCCCGCCGGGCGTCCCCCGCTGCGCCGCGGGGCACGCTCCGGGTGAGGGCACGCTCCGGCGGCTCCGCGCACACGCGCGTAACCGGATGCGGGGTGCAAGCGTGGCGTTCCTCGCAGGCAGaggcgctgctgccgcccccgGCTCGCCGGATGGATGGTCTCCGCACGAGCAACCCGGGAGCCTGCCCGGCGGCTCCGCAGGGGTCGCTCCCGGGGCTGCCTGGGAAACGCTGCTCCGGATCGGGGCCGGCGAGTcggggaagggaaagaggagcaGAACAGGAGGCGGGAGAGGAGCGGCGGCTGGGGAGGGTCACCGTCCCGCGCTGCCCGGCAGCTCCGCGTCCTGCGCCGCTGCCTGACCTCGGCTCGCGCGGGCCCTGGGAGAGCAGCCCCAGTTCTCACGTGCAGCGGGCAGGGACCGGCCCCAGGCTCCTGCTGGCCCCCCCGGAGGCCGTCGCGGCAGGATAACGGGGAAGAAGGAGGGTTATCAGCGAAAGAGCGATAAAATTAAGTCACGTAAAGCACCTGCCCGACCTGCTGGGGAAGGGCAGGCAGGGCCGGGGTGAGCCGGCACCGGAGCCGCGCGGCTCTGCCGGGAGCGCCGACACGAACGGCCTCGCTTTACACGACCCCGGAGGAGAGCGGCGCAGCGATTCCCGCGGCGCGCGCGCCGGAATTAATTCGGCCCCGAACATCACCGCTGCGCTTAACACATTTCAGACGCGCTGCTGATAGAAAGTTATTCCAAGGGAGAAACGATAGCTCAGGGAAACGCCGCGGTACATCCCCGCGGCGAGCCGGCTAATCCCGCCGCGGAAAAGCCGCCCGGAggcgcggggcccgggcagccccccggccggcgctgccgccggcacTAACGCGCCGCCGGTCTCACTTAATGCCACCAGCTCCCAGCAAGTTTCCCGACCGACAGGCTATAGCGACCTGGGAAAGGGCGAGAATACAAAAGGCGAACGCTGTGCTAATTACGTAATTAGAACGTGTAATTATTTAGTGCAAGGGCTACGCTGAACCCGGCTCACTTTTAGCATTCAAACTGGAACAACCGTGGCGCGGTGCTGCTGCGGAGCGGCGTGACGGAgcgcgccggcgctgccccgggaGAGCGTTGTTCTTTGCCCCCAAAAGCGACTGCGGACTCGgaaaactaacatttttatATCGCGCCAGATTACTTTCAGGCAccaagggagagaggagaaaagaaaaataacagctcCTTAAACAGGTGCCCCGATAACAGCGTGGCCAGCCCAGGGCCAAACCTTTGACAAGGCGCCACGGCAGCGGCGGAGCCCCTCcgggccgcgcagcccccccggccgccgccagcGGCTCCCGCTCAGCCCGGCCTTTGTTTCCCCTGCAATTAGGGGGCTGCTATCGCTCTAAGGCCACATGCATTCCCCATCTTCAAATAATTACCCCTAACTGGCCGTTGCATGGCGCTCTGCGGAGGAAAtgggcagctcctgctgttcgggatggggaaactgaggcacggcgCGCGGCGATGAGCCTTGCCATGCCGAGAGCCGAAGCGACCGGGAGGATATTGCAGGAGCAGCTGCAACGTTAAAGCCTGCAGCCGGCCGGCAGCTGCAGCAGCGCCCGGGTGCCCACGCGCCGTGCGGCTGACGTCAGCCTCCGACCCGGCGCCGGGAGAGGAGATGCTGCACCCAGGGGAGGACGGAGAGCGCGAATCTAGGCCGCCCCGATCGGGAGCAGCGCGGTCGGAGCCGGCAGTGGCCGGAGCTCGGCCCGGCCTCCCATGTGGATCTCGCAACCAGGCGACGAAGGTCAAAGTCATCAGCGGGGAGGTGCCGTGtcggccgcccgcggccccgctcccgcctcTGCCCGCAAGCCGCCGGCGCCGCAGCAGGGTTCTGGGTGCTGCCAGCGAGCTGGGCGAGCAAACGCCCTCGGAAGCCCAGCGTGCGAGCGAGCCCCCGTTTTCCCCCCAAATGCCCCTTTGAGAACGTTCTCCTTGCCAAGGCCCTGGGGCGCCCGTCAATCCCGCGCACCGTCCCCCCTCCGAGCTCCAGGCGGGTCGGCCCGCTTCGCGCCTGCCTCCGGGCCCGGCAGCCCTGCTCTggcgcccgccccggggagCGGGGCAGCACCGGGGGCAGCGGGGCACGCCGGTCGCCTCGCCCCGCACCCGCCGCCGTCCCGGGGGTTTCACAGGAGCAAAGCGAGAGCAGAATAGAGCCCTGCAGCACATGGGGCTGTTGACACCTCCAGTTAAAATTATACTTGCTGCCGCACTGATGCCTTCCTCCGGGTAGAGCGGCCGTGACCGAACTGACTCACAACTGCGGCGCGTTTTCAGGCATTAGCCCAGAAAGGCAGTTAATAGCCAGGGCAGCCCGTAGTGAGGGTCCGCTtgctccctggctgctgcctgtgccccGTGTCCCAGGGGATgaggggcagggctggggcaccCGGGACGTGCGGGTAGAGGGGCCACTTCTGCCAAGCCCGGGGGAGCCGAGGCCTCGGCAGGGAGCTGAACCAGGGCCACTGTGGAGCTACGCTGGGGCCGCTGCTGGAGCGGCaccagggagctgcagtgcGGCCACCCTGGGGCAACGTCGGAGCTGGAGCAAAGCCATGGCAGGGCCAACGTCGGAGCTGGGGCAAGGCCATGGCAGGGCCAGCCCGGGGCCAATGTTGGAGCTGGGGCAGGGCCACGGTAGGGCCACCCCAgagctggggcagggctgcggcGCAGCCACCCCGGGGCCAACATCGGAGCTGGGGCAAGGCCGCAGCGCAGCCACCTCGGAGCTGGGGCAGGGCCACAGCTGCGGCACAGCCGCCCCGGGGCCAACGTTGGAGCtggggcagggccgcggcgcAGCCACCCCGGGGCCACCCTGGAGCTGGGGcagggccgcggccgcggcgcagccACCCCGGGGCCACCCCGGAGCtggggcagggccgcgccggggccgccgtcGGGGCCGCCCTGGGGAgccgccggagcggggccggagGCGCAGCCCGGTGCGCCCCTACCTGCAGGTGTAGCTGAGGTTCCTGCGGATGCTGCGCTTGAAGAAGCTCTTGCAGCCCTCGCAGGTGAAGACGCCGTAGTGCTTCCCGCTGGACTTGTCGCCGCACACCACGCAGTCCACGGGCGCCCCGGCGCGCTCCTCCTCGCCGTGCTCGGCgtcgctgccgccgcccgccggggacGCCgcctcctcgccgccgccgccgccgttgGGCTCGCCCCAGCCGCCGGCCACCATGGCCATggctccgcggccgccggggctcagcgccggccccgccgccgcatGGAGCGGCGCCCgctgcgcggcgcccggcgcctccCGGAGCGAGTTGAGCAAGTTTTGGGGTTGGAGGAGCGGGGTTAGGGTATGGgggtgggttttcttttttctttttttctttcttttttttttgttgttgctttcccccctcccccgcccccccccacccgccgcCCGGGGGCCTTTCTCTGCCGCCGCTAGcgcgggggggcgcggggccccgcggaaACTTtgcgggagcggggcgcggcgcggcgcatccccccgcgggcgcggcggctccggcgcggcggcggccgccgcggggctccggcgcccccgccgctccgctccgctccgcggccccggcgaCGCAAGgaggcggcgctgccccggccgccgcgccgccacgggccccgccgccgccgcggctgcgAGCAGCCCGGTACGGCGGGACCCGCTCCGCCGAGCCCCGGGCTCTGCCCGCCTCCCGCGAAAGAGCAAAGTTCAGCCGCTGCCGCGGTGGCCGCCCTGGATGCTCCTCCCCGTCCTCCTCCCCTtccgctcgccgcccgccgggTCCTGCCCCGCtcgccgcgcccgcgccccccccggccgccgccccggctcggcccggcccggcccggcccggcccggcggccccgcgggcccgCTGCACCGCGGGCGGCcgtggcccggcccggcggctcGTGGCCTGGTTGCACCGTTGCTGGACGCAGCCTGGGCTGGGAAGTTCGTGGCCTGGTTGCAGTGAAGCCGGGCACGGCCCGGGCCAGGCGGCTCTGTGGCCGCGTTGTGCCGGAGCCGGACACGGCCGGGCAGGGCAGTTCACGGTCCCGTTGCGTCGGTTTCGGACCTGGCCCgggcagagcagctcccagGCCAGGCCGTGCAGTGATGGAGCACGTTGCGTGTCCGGAGAAGGCGCTGTGGGGCCAGTGCCTGCAGCACCCGCTGCGCCGCCGGGGTTGCGTTCGTGGGTGGTTACGCGTGCGCCTTTGCACCGTGGGGAGCCCGGTGCTGTGGGCCCGAGGGGTGCTCCCTGCCCGGGCAGCCCACGGGAGAAGGGGTCTCTGGGGTTTCCTAGCTTATTGGGGAAGGGACCGCAGCAGTGGACCGTGGTGCATCCCGCCTGCTGTATCCCTGCTCGTCGCCTCCCACTGGGGCCCTTCCTACCCCCGCCAGTTCCCCGGAGCCCGGCGCAGCAGGCCCTGCTCGAGGCTGCGAGCGCGGGGCCGTGCTCCCGCTGCGGACCGTGACCTCGATCAGCGTAGGCGGCACGAGGCCTCGGCGCAGCGGCGCCCGCGTCCCTCGCCGGCCAGCGGGACCGGGCGACGGGCTGCGGGGGGCTAGGGgccggctgc
This sequence is a window from Rhea pennata isolate bPtePen1 chromosome 27, bPtePen1.pri, whole genome shotgun sequence. Protein-coding genes within it:
- the NR2F6 gene encoding nuclear receptor subfamily 2 group F member 6 encodes the protein MAMVAGGWGEPNGGGGGEEAASPAGGGSDAEHGEEERAGAPVDCVVCGDKSSGKHYGVFTCEGCKSFFKRSIRRNLSYTCRSNRDCQIDQHHRNQCQYCRLKKCFRVGMRKEAVQRGRIPPSHSSTSPNAMPSGEYFNGQPVSELISQLLRAEPYPAARYGSQYAQQGSVMGIDNICELAARLLFSTVEWARNIPFFPELPVSDQVALLRLSWSELFVLNAAQSALPLHMAPLLAAAGFHASPMSADRVVSFMDQIRIFQDQVEKLNRLQVDSAEYSCLKAIALFTPDACGLSDPAHVESLQEKAQVALTEYVRSQYPSQPQRFGRLLLRLPALRAVPASLISQLFFMRLVGKTPIETLIRDMLLSGSTFNWPYGTGQ